The following nucleotide sequence is from Mucilaginibacter sp. cycad4.
AGTAACAGAAATTAAAGCAGCGATTTCTCTTTACTCGCTTACCAAGATCGCAGCTAAAACTTCAGAAGATGGGGCGAGTTTATTTCATTATACAACTGAAGCTGGTTATAATGCTATAATGGAATCGCAAGAATTATTACCATCAATAGGCGCCAAAAATGCTCGTTACGGGGCTGGTCAATATTTAACAGACTTAGCACCAGCAGATTTTACTGCCGGACAAGCTTCGAGGAGGTTGTTTGGTGTCCCGTGGAACGCCCGCAAACTAACACATTTTATAGAAATAGATATTAAAGGATTGAACGTCATAAAAAATGCACCATACAACTATGTAGTACCAGGTGTAGAAAGTTTACCTTTGGGCGGACGAATTATTAGAGGCGGCGTTTCAGTATTTAAAGTGGTTCCTAAATAGCGTTATTATGAAAGAGACATTTGTTAAAAAATTTTGGGAAGAAGAGAAAACTCTATTCTATCTACATTTTCAAGACAATACAGCTGTAAGGCAAATTGAAGTTAATTCTAACGGCAAAGTATTTCTGTCGGAAGAATACCCTGTAAAAGGCGATTCAATATTGTATGACCAGACATTACAGGATCTTGATTTGCAAGAAAATGATTTCATCAGTGAACAAGAATTTGAGGAGGTTTGGAGCAATAGGTAATGGTTGAATACATCGAGTTTGGAGATATCTTTAATATTGCCGGAGTTCAAAACTTCGCACATGGCTGCAATTGTGCGGGTGCCATGGGAAAGGGCATTGCAGTCCAATTTAAAGAACGGTTTCCTGAAATGTTTATTAAGTATAAGGCGCTATGCAGCGAGAATAAATTTAACTTGGGAGACGTTTTTGACTATAAATATGAAAATGGGATTGTTTTTAATCTCGCCACTCAGCGGTCTTGGCGGACCAAGGCGGAAATCCACGCTGTCAAACATGCTCTTAGAGGCATGCTTGATATAGCAGAAAAAAATAGTATAACAGAAATAGCGTTGCCTAAAATTGGGGCAGGCTTAGGAGGATTAGATTGGGGCGACGTAAAGAATCTCATAGAAGAAGAAGCCAAAAAACATCCCCAAATTTCGCTTCACATAGTATTAAATTTCAAGAATCAACCCCTGCTCAATAGTCTTTAATTCAAGCCCTCACCTGGTCGAAGTTTAGCGACAGCGTAACTTCGACCTAAAACAAATTAAGCTTTCAGCTTAACTAAGCTAAAATTAATCAGTGCTTTTTTAGTGGCTATAATTTATATTAGCAAAGCTGGGGTTGTTAATTCGGACACAAGAACATAACACTTCCAGGCATTTTGGATCGAAGTTACGCTGGCGCAAACTTCCACGAGCAGGGATTAGTGACAACACCTTGTCAGTGTTCCACTTTCAAAAAACAGGTGTTCAACTTTTGAAAATGCAATTTTGTAACTGCTTGGTTATCAAGATTCATTTGTTCAGGTTGAGATTTGATGTATTTTATGACAAACGCAAGTTGTTGATTGTCAGTAACTATGTGTTTTGAAAAAATTGAGATGTTCACACTTTTAAATTGGAACACTCATGGGTAAACTCTATTTCGGCAACCTTGAACGTTCAACACATGCTGCTAATACCAGTTCCAGCACCGGCCGTGAAACCGGTTTGCTGAAGAAGCCGGTGACATAGCTATAGCTGAGTGCCCGCTCACGGTCTGTCGGATCGATTGATGACGAAAATACATAGAGCAGCGGTTTAACCGGTAATGCCGGGTGCAGGTCCTTAAAACCTTCAAGGAAATCCCAGCCGTCAAACCTGGGCATCCTAATGTCCAGAAAAATAACGTCAGGACAATCGGCCGGATTATCTGTAAATGATTTTAATGCCTCTTCACCATCGTAGCTATGTGATACAGGGGCAAAATCTTCAATTCCTGCAATAAGCTTATCCAATATAATATGGTCAAGTTTACTGTCATCAATAAAGAGTAATCGGAACATAATTGGTAATTATGATATTGTTGCATAAGTTAAGGTATATTATCCGATTTAAAAAAAAATGGATGGTATTACTGCGCTCAACCTGCAGTTAGGAAAAGTTATTATAGTATTAATTAATTTATTTATAAACTATGCGTGGTTTTATTTTTGAAAGTAATAGCTAAAAGGGTACGTATTTCGCTTTTGCGTATACATACCCTTTTTAGTTTTAATGAACCAGGAATATCACCGGTACCGGAGAAGCAAGCCTATGATTTGGTTGAAGTTATAATGTAGCGCTTTTTTCAACAATTACGTTCCTCGCGCGCATATAGGTGGTTCCGGTGGGGCCGGGTGATCCTGATGAGCCTTCCATTTGGTAATCAATAATGATATTCAGATTTTTCCCAACAAAGTTAGCGCCTGTTTGCGTGCTTTTTAAAACACCATCTATCCAATACTCGATTGACACATCAGTTGCATTGGTCTTGGTCATATAAACTGAGTAAGTATGCCAGTTTCCGGGGCTGGAAATAGTTGTACCCACACTTGACCAGCCTCCGCTTGCATTTTTATAGGTATTTGTCCAGCAGGTAGCACTCCCTTTAAATTCCATAAAGTCGCTTTCTGGTGGCCATGAATCGGCGCCTGTTACCCAAAAGGCCGGCCATGTCCCGGTTTGTGATTCACATTGAAACTCCCCTTTGAAATGCCATTTAGGCCAGGAGTCGGTTACTACGGGCACGGTCTTGGCATAAATTGTCCCTGAATAATAATGGATTGGTAAGTATGGATCTTTATTGCTGTTGCCTACGCTGCCGCTGGGGGCACTGGTGAGGGTGAGCACACCTCCTGAGACTGAAATATTTTGAGAGCGCATGCGGGCAGAGCCGTTATGATCAGATCCCCAGGGATACAGATCATTCCAATAAGTGCTGTAAGAACTAAAGGAAGTAGCCGGAATAACATTTACCCACGATACCACGTTCGTTGCAAGGTGATCGGCCGAAGTGTTTGCGGCAGAGTTGGCGGTGGCTGCATTATCTTTTCTACATGCAAAAAACGATGTAATTACAATAAATGCAATTAAAACAAAAGTTAAATTTTTCATAATAAAGATTTTTTAGGTTAATAGGTGTGCTTCTCCCGATACTTAATGAGAGTACTGGTTAATTGGTAATGCAAATTAACCTACTTAAAATTCTATCGATGGGGGACAAAACTGGAATTTATGGGGGTTATTTATATATATAATATTATATATATAGTTACACCCAGGTAAAGCAACGGAGAGAACGGCCCGGAAATAAAAAAGGTTGTTTTCGGAGTGAAAACAACCTTTGGGGCTTACTATTTTTTTCAGGAACTAAAACCAGCTTAATTTAATGTCGAATTGCTATTCTTTTTAAATTTTTTAATTTTGAATTACTAAAAATATTAGTATTTTTGTAATGGACAAAACAGCGTATTACACCGAATTGAGTTCGGAATATAATATTTTACCTAAACCTTATCACAAGCATAAATTTGTTGGAATTGCACATTCTTTTATGAGGAGTGCAATTCCATTTCAAATCTTCTTTTCTTTAGCTCACTGCTGCCGCTTATTTCCAGATAGATTTTAATCCGGAAATGCTAATATTATCGATAGTTAATTTTCCGGTTGTTTTAAAGGCAAGGTTGTTGAAATCTTCGGTTGGGAAATAGATTGCAGTCATAGTGGTTAAGCCTCCGTCAGCAAATAACTCTGCAGATGATTTGTCGACCACTAAAGTGAGGTCGGAATTTTTAGCAGTGCTTAGCCGGGCTGCGGTAAAACGGCCCGAAAAATTCTTTTGGAAATCCATTTTTCCGGCTTTGGTCCGATCTATATAGTATTCATCTTTGGCAGGATCATAACCCATGAGCAGTTCTTCGCCTTTGGTGTTTGACAGCCTGATGCTATAATCTTTTAAGGTAGCAAAGCTCAATTTTAAAACATACCGGCTTTTGAGGTTTTTAATTTTTGAAGTAAGATCAAGGGACCTGTTAACCACAGGTTGCTTTAACACAATTGTTTTTTCCTCAATATTTTTTAGTTCGGCCACCGGTTTAGATGCCAGTAAAATTTGGCCTTTGCTTTGTTTCAGACTAAGCTCACGTGGAATTGTAGCAGCATTACGCCAGGCCTTTGTTGGTACCTGGTTGGCGTATTGCCAGTTGCTCATCCACCCTAAAAATATTTTACGGCTGCCTGTATTGCTCCAGGTAATACCGGCATATTCATCAGGGCCGTAATCAAGCCACCGGGTATTTGAATCAAGGGGCCTAAACTTGTTACCGTCAAAATCCCCCACAAAATATTGTGTGGCCGAACCGCCGTTAGGCCCTCCGGGGTTAAGGTTTACAATCAGCACCCAATAAGTTTTTCCACCCAGTTTTAGCGGGAACAGGTCAGGACATTCCCATACGCCTCCGTGTGCACCTGCTTTGATGCCGAATTCACTTTCCTTTTTCCAGTTTTTCAGGTCGGGGGCCGAGTAAAAGGATATATGATCTTGTGTTGCAAGGGTCATTACCCATTTTTTCTCAGGCGCATACCACATCACTTTGGGGTCGCGGAAATCCCGGACACCGGGGTTTTTCAAAACCGGGTTGCCGCTATATTTAGTCCATGTAGCTCCGCCGTCCAGGCTAAAAGCAAGGCTTTGGTTTTGAAATTTATCGGTACCTTCTTTTTCACCTTTAGGGTCATGATGGGTAAATATGGCAACCAGGGGTATTTTACCATTTTTACCAAAACCGGTTGTATTATTGGAATCAACAACAGCGCTGCCCGAAAAAATATAACCAAGGCTATCCGGATATAAGGCGATAGGTAAGTGCTTCCAGTGGATCAGGTCCTTACTTTCCGCATGTCCCCAGTGCATCGGTCCCCATACTATATCTTTAGGATAATACTGAAAAAACAGATGATAAGTATGGTTATAATAAACCATACCGTTAGGGTCATTCATCCAATGCCCGGCCGGTGAAAAATGTACCTGCGGGCGGTATTGTTCCGTATAAGATTTTTGGGGTGAATCCTGGGCTTTACAAATACAATTTAAAGCAATAAGGAGGGGCAATATGAATGTGCTGCATTTTGTTTTCATAATTTAAGCTTTTAATGGTTATATATTGAGCAGGGTATGCAAAACTATGGTATAAAAAAGGGAATCCCGGCCTGAATTGTCAGGCCAGGTTCCCGTTGTTTAATTATAGTTTAATAGCCAGGGTTTTGTTTATATAAACCGTTGGTGAAAGTAATCTCCGATTGCGGAATTGGAAGGTATTCATCTCTTCCGGCAGTAAATTTAGCCGTAGATAAAAATGGCCTTCTAACCTTTTCAACGGTAATGTAGTCGTTTAAAGTTTTTTCTGCAATTCCCCATCTAACTAAATCAAAGAAACGCGCCCCTTCGGTGGCAAATTCTAACCGTCTTTCCCATTGTAATGCTTTACGTGCATAGTCCTGGGTCCAGTTTGCCAGGCTATAAGGTTTTATGTTGTAGGATGAAGGGAAAGTCCCATCCAGCTTTTTAAGCCGCCCTGTACTGGCTGCCGCCCTGTTTCTGATTTGGTTAATTAATGGCAGTGCATTTGCCTGTTGCCCTAATTCAATATAAGCTTCGGCCTGCATTAATAAAACGTCATCATACCTGATGATATCATAATTTTTTGCCGAGCCCATAAACGGCCCAAGCTTAAAATAAGATGCGCTTGTGGCCAATTGCTGGTTACGCATGGTATGAAAGTTGCCGTAAACTCCCGGGTCACGTACCCAGCTGTTACTGAATGGTTTTGTATTATCATATTTATACGGATGCCCGTCAATACCAACGGTATGGTCTAACCTGGTGTCGACAGTAACTTTTGACAGATCGGCTATGCTGTTATTGAATGTATCAAAGTTAGGCAAACCATTTGCATCAGTTGTATAGGCATTTACTAAATTCTGACTTGCAGCATGAAACCCGCAGCAGCCGTATTGAGGCGCCCCATGCGGATAGTTTAGCCCGTCTTCAAAATTTAAACGCCCGGCGGTTGTGCCGTCATTAATAGTAAATTGTATGGCGAATACAGATTCCGGCCCGTTCTCTGTTTCAGGTAAAAAATTGTCAGCAATATCTGCACTTAACGAATATTTACCCGAAGCGATAACCGCTTGTGTAAGCGTAACAACTTCCTGTAACCTTGTTTTATTGATATTGATCACATGGTGTTTATCATCCTGCTCATAGGCCTGGTACAATTTTAATTTAGCTAAATAAGCCTGAGCGTTTAATTTATTGGCCCTGGCCAGGTCGGGTTGCGTAGTTGGCAAATTATCAACCGCGTATTGAAAATCGGCGGCAATTTTATTCCATGATTCATCATTTGATAAAGTATTTGAAACCTTCAGGATGTCGGCCTCAGTTGCGGTTTCATCAAAAATGGGTATGTTTTTGTAGAGCAATTTCATGGTGAAGTAGCTATGCGCACGTAAAAACTTCAATTCGGCCAGGCGGATCTTTTTGTTTGGAAATTCGGCGTCCGAAAGTGAATTAACCGCCCTGATTGCCACATTTGCCCTTGAAATAGATTTGAACAAATTTTTCCAGGTGCGCGAAACAAAGGAATCCATAGATGGTGTAACCAGGTTGTAATGTTCCAAAGCATCAACTTCGCCAACATCTCCTGTGCCGCCGCCGCCTTTATAAGCATCATCTGAGCGAACGCTGCCATAAGCCCAGTCACTGTATATTGGCCCTATCATATCGCCATTCCCGATAGCTGCATAAGCCGCGGTTACCAAACCTTCAACAGCGGTTGGTGATTTTAAATCTGAAGAAGACAGTACACCCTTTGGTGTATAATCTAATGCTTTTTTACAGGAACTAAAAATTATTAGCCCCGATAAAATAGTTGTTACTAATATTTTCGATTTCATATTGAATGATTTTTTTCGTTAAAATGATGCATTGACGCCAAAACTGAAGATCCGTGGAATTGGGATTGGGTTGAGGTCAATCCGCTCCGGATCAGGGCTCAGGTACTTGCTGCTTTTTACAGTAAAAATGTTTTCGGCCATGGCAAACACCCTTAGCCTGGTAAATACAGCTTTAGGTAAAATGGTATATCCAAGTTGAAGGTTCCTTAATTTAAAATAGGAGGTGTTTACGATAAAATAATCAGAAGTACGGCCTTCGTTGTTATTGTCTTTCAGTGTTAATGCCGGTACGTTGGTGTTGGTATGCTGTGGTGTCCAGCCGTCAAATACACCCGGGCCAACATTTTCGCGGCTGTGCATCAAATTGTTATACAGGGTATATACATCAAAACCTTTTCTGCCTGCAACTCCCGATCCGAATATTGACAGGTCGAATTTTTTGTAGGTAAGGTCAATTCTTGCACCGTACTCTAAAGTTGGCAGTGTAGTGCCTATCCAGGTTTGATCGTTAGCATCAATTTTTCCGTCATGATTGATATCAACATAACGGATCCTGCCCGGCCCCGCGCCAATTTGTGTTGGGGCTGCATCAACTTCGGCCTGCGATTGAAAAAGGCCATTGGTTTTATAACCAAATATATCAAACTGCGAATGCCCTATTATGGTATTATCTATATTGCCCGGATAGGCTGGTCTTACATTCTCCGGTAAATCGGTGATCTTATCCCTGAAATGGGAGAAGTTTAAAGTTACATTGTAATTAAAATCTCCCGACCGTTGGCCGTGATAGGTTACTAAAAACTCCCAGCCCCTATTGGTTTTTGATGCACCGTTAACGGTTTTAGATTGTCCTTCGCCTAATGCCGATGCAACCGGCGGAGTGATCAGGATGCCGGTGGTTTTCCTGGTAAAATAGTCAAATGAACCGGAGATCTTACCATTTAAGATGGCAAAGTCCAAACCGGTATTTAATTCGTCGGTGGTTTCCCATTTAAGGGCAGGGTTTTCTGCCTGGGTTTGAACAAAGCCCGATGGCAGCGCTCCTGTATTGGCGCCGGATAATGAATATGCGGTACCAACGTTCATATATTGTTCCCAAAAGCCGGGAGTAAGTTGATTTTGGGTAGTGCCATATCGGGTGTTGTAAAGCGCGTAGCGCGACAGATCGCCGATTTCCTGGTTACCTACCCGGCCTACGCCGGCCCTTAATTTCAGTTCAGAGAATATGCTGTTGTTTTTCAGGAAGTTTTCCTGGTCTATTTTCCAGCCAACTGAAGCTGAAGGGAAAATACCATATTGGTTATTGGCGCCGAACCTTGATGAACCATCGCGGCGAACGGTAGCGGATACTAAATATTTGCCTGCATAATTGTAATCCAAACGACCGAATTGTGAGAATAAGCTATTCCCTGTTGATCTGCCTGTAACAATGGTATTTCCTGTGCCCGCATCTAAGGTAAAGTAGTCTTCCGTTTGGATTGCATATCCTTGTTTCAGGGTGGTTTGAAAATCAGTAAAGGTTTTAATGTATTCTGTACCCACTAATATTTTAAAGTGGTTGTTGGCGTTTAAATCATAGTTATACCTTAAGGTATTTGAAAGCGTAGTGCTTAAATAATGATTCTGATCAAAGAACAGGCTGTTGGTAGTGCGGTTTAACGCGCCTTCCGAAAAGGTTGGCGTAATTACCTTGCTTAGGTAGTCTGCATTATCGGCACCATAGTTTGACCTGAAGAATAAATTTTTAATGGGCTGTACCTCTAAAAATACGTTGCCAAAGGTATTTAACCTGTTGGCGTTATTCCATTTCGCAAGGTCCTGCATATGCAAAGGATTGTTCCTGTCAGAGTAACCGGCTCCTGATTCGCCGGCGTAGGTTACACCATCTTTTTGATAAACGGGGATAGTGGGCGCCAGGGTAACCGCCAGGAATGGGGTTGATGCACCGCCCAGATCATTAGTTGTGAGGGTTTCGTTTGAGTTGGTGATCTTTATATTAACGCCAAAGGTAACTTTGCTGTCAAAGGCCTTGGTTATGGCATTAATGCTACCGGTGGTACGCCCGTATTTGGTAAAACGTACAAGGCCGGTGTTTTTGATGTTTCCAAAATTTATCTGGATGGAAGAGTTTTTATTACCTACCGAAGCAGTGAAATCATTATTGTAAACAAAGGCGGTTTTGTACAACACGCTTTGCCAGTCGGTATCCCCCGCGGGAGTGTTGGGGTCACCACCTACAAATGGTTTAGCAGTAACGCTGTTTAAAACCGGGTTGCCGAAATTATTATTCCAATCAAAATTATAGATCTCTCCATAACCCGCGGCAGGGTCCTGTCCGTCGTTAACAGAAGCTTGCCACAAGGCCCTGCCTCTGTCAACCGAGTTCAGCATTTTAAACCTTAACGATTTTTCAGACTGGATTGAAGTACTGTTGTTAAACTGAAACTGCACTTTACCCTCGGTGTTGCCGCCGTTTTTTGTAGTAACGATGACAACGCCGTTAGACGCGCGTGAACCATAAATTGATTCGGACGACGCATCCTTTAACACCTGAACGGATGCAATATTTGAGGGCGACAGATTTTGAAATACTTCCGGCCTGGTAGTAGGGATCCCATCAATAATATACAGCGGGTTATTGTTGCCTAAAGTATTGGCCCCCCTGATCAGGATCCTGCTGGTTGCGCCATTTGCCGAGCCATCTTTTTCAATATATAAACCGGCAACACGGCCCTGTAAGGCCTGCATGGTATTTCCCGAACTGTTATTTTTTACCGGTGCTAAATCAACAACCGCAACTGCGCCTGTCAAATCTTTCTTTCTTTCAGAAGTGTAACCGGTTACAACTACTTCATTAAGCTTGTTTTCTGCGTCTTTAAATACTACGTCAAGTGTTTTGGTATCGGCAGTGATAGTTACCAGTATTGGTTTGGCACCTACATAAGAAAACCGTACCGATTGACCATTTTTTACAGCGATGCTGAATTTTCCGTTTGCATCTGATAGTGTTGATTTTTGGGTTTCAACAACCACGATAGTAACCCCGTCTATAGGTTTTAAGGAGTTGTCTGACACGGTCCCGGTAATGGTCCGGGATTGCGCATATCCTTCACTTATGAGCAGTATAAGAAAGGAACAAATAAGTAATAATTTTCTCATTGATTTTGATTTAAGTGTAATTGGTTGGTTAAAACATCTTGTTTATAAAGTCTTGATACTCTTTGATTTTATAATCCGGACAACCTCCTTTCTTTGTTGCAATGAAGCCGCCCATCGCTATTGCATTTTTTAATAAGGTTTCTGGTGATGCACCACGATAATGATTGGCGATAAATGCCGCTAAAAATGAATCGCCGCTGCCTATGGTATCCCTTACTTTCACCTCGCGCCCGGCAATGTGCCAGGCTTTATCTTCTTTATAATAGGAGGCACCAAACTCGCCTTTGGTAACTATGATCTCGGGGATGTTGAAATGATCCTGGATAAATTTGATCTGTTCCGATTCTTTCCAAAACGAGCCCCTGAAAAGGCCCTGTACCATTTCAAGTTCGGCCTGGTTAAATTTTACGATGTTGGCTTTGTGCAGCAGGTCGGCCAGCAGATCGCGGCTTATAAATGGCGGTCTTAAATTGATGTCGAATACTTTGATAGCATCATTTTCCAGCAGCTCAAACAAAGTGTTGCGCGATACGCTGTTCCTGGATGCCAGGCTTCCGAAAACGAAATAGGTTGATGGCCTGATCTGCGTTTTAATATGCTCGCTGTCATCTATAAAGTCCCAGGCAACCGGAAAAATAATCTCGTAGGATACCTCGTTGCCGTTATTCATTTTGGCTATCACCTGGCTGGTGGGATGTTCAGGATCTGTTTGCAACAGGTGTTTTTTTATGCCCCAGTTGTCCAGCAGGTTTTCAAGCTTTTGGCCATCGGCATCATTACCTATTTTACTTACCAGGCTGGCAGGCATGCCCAGTTTATTAAGATGATAAGAAACGTTCAGCAAAGCGCCGCCGGGTTGCGGGCCGTCCGGCAAAACATCCCAGAGTATTTCGCCATAACAAATGGCCGGGGTGATGGTATTTGTGTGTAGGTTCATCATAGCAGATCTTGATTAATGCATTACCATATTAGTTTCAATTTGCTCCAGCGATCTGCCTTTGGTTTCGGGCATCAGCCTCCACACAAAAATTAACTGGCATATCATCATGGTACCGAAGAAGGAAAATGTTACTGTTCCGCCAAGTTTTTCGGCGAGATATGGGAAGGAAAATGCGATCAGTGCCGCCATGATCCAGTGGGTTGAGCTGCCCAGAGTTTGGCCTTTTGCCCGCACCTGGTTTGGAAATATTTCTGAAATAAACACCCAGATAACTGCCCCCTGCGAAAATGCGAAGAATGCGATAAACAGCATCATGTATGCAGGAACGGCAAAGCCACTCATATGACCCGAGTAAAAAGTGTAGGCCACCAGGAACAGGGAAATGATTAAGCCAACCGAGCCGATGAGCATCAGTATACGGCGCCCTACTTTATCGATCACGTTAATGGCTATGAGCGTGAACACAAAGTTGATTGCACCGAGGCCAACTGTTGATAGTAATGACGAATGGGCGCCCAGTCCGGCCATTTCAAATATGCGCGGCGCATAGTAAATAATAGCATTGATGCCCGAAACCTGGTTGAAAAAGGCGAACAGCACGGCTAATATTACAGGTGTTTTATATTGACCCGAAAAGAGGCTGCCGCTGGAAGCAGTATCATTTAAAGTTGAGTTTTTGATAGATGCCAGCTCCTGATCACAGTTGAGCGGATTGATGATCCGTAAGATCCCGAGGGCTTTTTCCATTTCGCCCTTTTTAAGAATAAGCCAGCGCGGGCTTTCCGGTATAAAGTAGATCAATACTAAAAACAATGCCGAAGGGAAGGCCTGTACGCCAAGCATCCATCGCCATGAAGTTTCGCCAACCTGGCTGATAAGGTAGTTGGACAGGTATGATACCAGGATGCCCAGTACCACGTTAAACTGAAACAGGCCCACCAGCCTGCCCCGGCGGTCGGCCGGCGATACCTCTGAAATATAGATAGGTGCTGTAACTGATGATATACCGACACCAAGGCCCCCAAGTAATCTGAAAACAAGGAAGATATACCAGTTGTCGGCCAGGGCGGTACCTAATGACGACAATAAGTAAGCAGCAGCTACAAAGTAAAGCGTGTTTTTGCGGCCAAACAGATCTGAAGGCCGGGCTCCTAACAATGACCCGATGACTGTTCCTATTAATGCGATAGAGATCGTGAACCCATGCTCCACTACGGATAGGTGCCAGAATTGCTGGATAGATTTTTCAGCGCCCGATATTACGGCGGTATCAAACCCGAAAAGGAAGCCACCAAGGGCCACGACCATGGACCAGGCCAGGACGGAGTGTTTTCTCATAATAATTATAAAAGGTGTTAACTGGATTTATTGAGGCCAAAGTAGAGCAATGGGGCCTGTGGTGGTTATTGATTTTGTATCAATAAAGTATAAAAATCAATCTCTTTATATCTATTTGATTTTCAGTTATATAAAATTAAAAATGCAAAGTTTGAAATTGAAATATTCGTTTATGTTACCTGTTACTTTCAATTTGGTTACATTGCTCAGGTCATCGGGTAGCCTGGCCGGGCGCATAAATTTGTTTTTCAGGAACGTTTATAGATATCTTTACTTTGTTTAATCCTAAAAGGGAAAAACAAACCAATAATTAATCCTGTTAATTACCTTTTTCTTCCAAATTATCTGAGCTTATGATCCTGCTTAATAAATGGCATGCAAAAAACATACTGACCGGTATCATACTGATCAGTTTTATGATGCTTATTGCTGCCGGTTGTAAGCGGGCCGATAAAACATCGCAGTATACGATAGGGTTTTCACAGTGTATAGGTTCCGATCTGTGGCGCCGCACTATGCTCGATGAAATGAGGATGGAACTTTCGTTACACCCCGACGCCCGGTTCATTTATGCCGATGCGGACGGTAATAGCAGCAAACAGGTTGAACAGGTAAAGAAAATGCTGGACGATGGTGTCGATCTGCTGATCATATCACCCAACGAAGCCCAACCCCTCACCGGGATAGTGGAACAAACGTACAATAAAGGCATCCCGGTAATTGTGATAGACCGTAAAACATCATCGGCTTTATATACAGCTTATGTTGGTGCGGATAATTACCAGATTGGTAAAATGGCGGGTGAATATGCCGGTGCACTTTTAAAAGGCAGGGGGAACGTTGTAGAAGTGATGGGGCTGCCCGGCTCCTCTCCGGCTATTGAAAGGGACCGCGGCTTTTCTGACGGGATAAGGAAATACACTGATATTAGTATAACCGCCAGGGTATATGGCGATTGGTTAAAGGATAGCGCCAAAAAGCAATTGAACAGGATTGCG
It contains:
- a CDS encoding sugar porter family MFS transporter; amino-acid sequence: MRKHSVLAWSMVVALGGFLFGFDTAVISGAEKSIQQFWHLSVVEHGFTISIALIGTVIGSLLGARPSDLFGRKNTLYFVAAAYLLSSLGTALADNWYIFLVFRLLGGLGVGISSVTAPIYISEVSPADRRGRLVGLFQFNVVLGILVSYLSNYLISQVGETSWRWMLGVQAFPSALFLVLIYFIPESPRWLILKKGEMEKALGILRIINPLNCDQELASIKNSTLNDTASSGSLFSGQYKTPVILAVLFAFFNQVSGINAIIYYAPRIFEMAGLGAHSSLLSTVGLGAINFVFTLIAINVIDKVGRRILMLIGSVGLIISLFLVAYTFYSGHMSGFAVPAYMMLFIAFFAFSQGAVIWVFISEIFPNQVRAKGQTLGSSTHWIMAALIAFSFPYLAEKLGGTVTFSFFGTMMICQLIFVWRLMPETKGRSLEQIETNMVMH
- a CDS encoding carbohydrate kinase produces the protein MMNLHTNTITPAICYGEILWDVLPDGPQPGGALLNVSYHLNKLGMPASLVSKIGNDADGQKLENLLDNWGIKKHLLQTDPEHPTSQVIAKMNNGNEVSYEIIFPVAWDFIDDSEHIKTQIRPSTYFVFGSLASRNSVSRNTLFELLENDAIKVFDINLRPPFISRDLLADLLHKANIVKFNQAELEMVQGLFRGSFWKESEQIKFIQDHFNIPEIIVTKGEFGASYYKEDKAWHIAGREVKVRDTIGSGDSFLAAFIANHYRGASPETLLKNAIAMGGFIATKKGGCPDYKIKEYQDFINKMF
- a CDS encoding SusC/RagA family TonB-linked outer membrane protein — its product is MRKLLLICSFLILLISEGYAQSRTITGTVSDNSLKPIDGVTIVVVETQKSTLSDANGKFSIAVKNGQSVRFSYVGAKPILVTITADTKTLDVVFKDAENKLNEVVVTGYTSERKKDLTGAVAVVDLAPVKNNSSGNTMQALQGRVAGLYIEKDGSANGATSRILIRGANTLGNNNPLYIIDGIPTTRPEVFQNLSPSNIASVQVLKDASSESIYGSRASNGVVIVTTKNGGNTEGKVQFQFNNSTSIQSEKSLRFKMLNSVDRGRALWQASVNDGQDPAAGYGEIYNFDWNNNFGNPVLNSVTAKPFVGGDPNTPAGDTDWQSVLYKTAFVYNNDFTASVGNKNSSIQINFGNIKNTGLVRFTKYGRTTGSINAITKAFDSKVTFGVNIKITNSNETLTTNDLGGASTPFLAVTLAPTIPVYQKDGVTYAGESGAGYSDRNNPLHMQDLAKWNNANRLNTFGNVFLEVQPIKNLFFRSNYGADNADYLSKVITPTFSEGALNRTTNSLFFDQNHYLSTTLSNTLRYNYDLNANNHFKILVGTEYIKTFTDFQTTLKQGYAIQTEDYFTLDAGTGNTIVTGRSTGNSLFSQFGRLDYNYAGKYLVSATVRRDGSSRFGANNQYGIFPSASVGWKIDQENFLKNNSIFSELKLRAGVGRVGNQEIGDLSRYALYNTRYGTTQNQLTPGFWEQYMNVGTAYSLSGANTGALPSGFVQTQAENPALKWETTDELNTGLDFAILNGKISGSFDYFTRKTTGILITPPVASALGEGQSKTVNGASKTNRGWEFLVTYHGQRSGDFNYNVTLNFSHFRDKITDLPENVRPAYPGNIDNTIIGHSQFDIFGYKTNGLFQSQAEVDAAPTQIGAGPGRIRYVDINHDGKIDANDQTWIGTTLPTLEYGARIDLTYKKFDLSIFGSGVAGRKGFDVYTLYNNLMHSRENVGPGVFDGWTPQHTNTNVPALTLKDNNNEGRTSDYFIVNTSYFKLRNLQLGYTILPKAVFTRLRVFAMAENIFTVKSSKYLSPDPERIDLNPIPIPRIFSFGVNASF